One Ktedonobacteraceae bacterium genomic region harbors:
- a CDS encoding non-heme iron oxygenase ferredoxin subunit has product MSDFVQVAEVDDLEDGELMAVEVDGEPICLAKVDGTVYAFTDNCTHISGPLNEGELDGEVLTCPWHGAQFNVRTGKVLRGPARQDIFTYPVRIDGNAILISLPEE; this is encoded by the coding sequence ATGTCGGATTTTGTACAAGTAGCGGAAGTTGATGATCTTGAAGACGGCGAACTGATGGCCGTCGAGGTAGATGGGGAGCCAATCTGCCTGGCAAAAGTAGATGGCACCGTTTATGCCTTTACCGACAATTGCACCCACATCAGCGGTCCCCTCAACGAAGGCGAACTCGACGGCGAAGTGCTGACCTGCCCCTGGCACGGTGCCCAGTTCAACGTTCGTACCGGGAAGGTCTTGCGCGGCCCCGCGCGCCAGGATATTTTCACCTACCCCGTACGCATCGACGGCAATGCCATTCTCATCAGCCTGCCGGAAGAGTAA